In Camelina sativa cultivar DH55 chromosome 17, Cs, whole genome shotgun sequence, the genomic stretch AAGACAATAGTTTTACCAACGGGTGCTTCCCTCACACCTGAAATATGTGCACCTCTTGTTGCAACTCTTCCCTTGGAGGTAATAGACTCGTTTAAGTTGGATTATAGGGTTGTGAACATGACATAGAAATTGGACTCGTGACTTAGACTTTTAAACATTATTCCATGCACAGATCAAGGCTGAAATTGAAGAATTTATCAAAGTCATCTTCACCCTGTTCCAAGGTATGCCAGGATAGCTGAACCTACATACAGATCAAATCTCCATTACTGTGATAAAAACTAAGCATTTTTGTTATCTCCTTTGGTGTGCTAGATCTTGATTTCACTTTCTTGGAGATGAATCCTTTCACTCTAGTTGATGAAAGTCCTTACCCTCTTGATATGAGGGGTGAGCTTGATGATACTGCAGCCttcaaaaactttaaaaagtaagTTTCACCTCCAGACTTCCCAACTCTTTGTGCTTCAGAACTTTGAGAATGTGCACATAACTAACTAAGCCCTCGAACATGCAGATGGGGCGACATTGAATTTCCTATGCCATTTGGAAGGGTGATGAGTCCCACAGAGAGCTTTATCCACGGACTGGATGAGAAGGTATCGTCGTTGTGCCattgatataattaaaaaaacgtcTGTCTGCTTCATCGTTCTGTGACTAGTAAAGAGCTTTCTTTAATATGCACCTATTGTGGTGGCAGACAAGTGCGTCTTTGAAGTTTACCGTTCTGAATCCCAAGGGACGTATTTGGACAATGGTAGCTGGTGGAGGAGCAAGTGTCATCTATGCTGATACTGTATGTTTCcttcagaatcagaatcattaCTGAGACTTTCTGCATTTTTCCCCTGAAACAAGTCCAacattataacaaaattaatttaggTTGGAGATCTTGGGTATGCATCTGAACTTGGGAACTATGCTGAATACAGTGGAGCACCCAAAGAAGATGAGGTCTTGCAGTATGCCAGGGTCGTTATAGATGTAAGATTTAACTTACTTTCACAAATCCATAGGACATTTCTTTCCTGTGACTGGATAATAACAATACAATACTACAGTGTGCTACAGCCAACCCGGATGGAAAAACCAGAGCTCTTGTGATTGGAGGAGGAATTGCGAACTTCACTGACGTTGCTGCTACTTTCAATGGCATAATCCGCGCTCTTAAAGAAAAGGTAAGTCAAGAAACCTTGAGCTTCTCTCAGATTCATTACTGACTTAAGGgatcaaaagcaaaacatattTTCTCATATTTGTGATTATATTTCTTATAACAGGAATCAAAGCTGAAAGCAGCAAGGATGAATATATTTGTGAGGAGAGGAGGACCAAATTACCAAAAGGGACTAGCTAAAATGCGAGCCCTTGGAGATGAAATCGGTGTTCCCATTGAGGTTTACGGTCCAGAAGCAACTATGACTGGTATCTGCAAGGAGGCAATCGAGTACATCACAGCAGCAGCCTAAGCCTCTCTTAGCACCTTTGTTTTTTCAGAGCTTCTATTCTATCTACTTTGTCTTCCAAGATTTACTCAAGCTAAGTAATTACTATTTCTTCTTGAAATCTCTTGTGGTTCGATTCTCTTACCCTGAAGTATTCTCAGATTCAATAATCATTGTTACtcttgttaaatttttttgcctctgttttcttttgatatgATTGTAAGTAGCCTAAGGTTAGAGGTTCCGTTTTGAGACCGATGAATCAAGATGAATAGCATAAAGGATGAGTGACATAATCATATCGAATAAATCgaaatgtagaagaagaagaaaaaaaaaaacaagagttttGACAATTCAATAATAACTCCTAAGGATTGATTACTTTGCTGCTGATCGCTGAAGACTGATAAGTTTAGAGTAAGGACCATTCTTGTCCTTAACGAGGCTACTGTGGCTTCCTTGCTGTATGATCTTACCTTCTTGTATTACACTTATCATATCTGAGTTCTTGATTGTTGATAGCCGGTGAGCTACCACGGTGGTCCGGTTCTTCATTAGCTGATCCAATGCTTGTTGGACCTAACACGTCATTAGTACCAACCTGTAAGTCTCTGTAGAAAATCTCGAGCAAAACTCTAAATCTTAGTTAAAAGCCTACATACCACACGCTCTGATTCAACGTCCAAGGCGCTTGTGGCTTCGTCAAGGAGCAGAATCTCTGGATTCTTGAGGACGGCTCTAGCTATAGCGATCCTCTGTCGCTGGCCACCTGACATCTGAATGCCTCGTTCACCGACTTTTGTTGAGTAACCTTCCGGAAGAGAACAGATGAAGCTGTGAGCGTTTGCAAGCTTAGCTGCTTCCATGACTTCAGATTCAGAAGCTCCTTCTTTACCGTACAGGATGTTCTCATAGATGGACGTCGCAAAAAGAGCAGGTTCTTGTTGAACCAGACCGATGTGTCTTCGCAAAGAGTTAACTTTCAGCTTCTTGATGTCTTGTCCTGTAGaggttgaaaaataaaatcagcTTACTCAAACCAAATAACAAATGGCTTGTGATGCAAGAAACATGTGGTAATCAAGAGTTTCTTGTGATTGAAATTATTGTGTCAAGAGCTTGGCTCACCGTCAATCATGATTATTCCAGCTGTCGGATCGTAGAATCTGAGAATAAGTGAAAGGACTGAGCTTTTCCCTGACCCGCTTTGTCCCACTAGCGCCATGCTTTTGCCAGAACGAACTTTTAGGTTAAAATCACTGAAAATAGTCACATCAGGCCGTGAAGGATAACTGAAATGAACATCTTTGAGCTCAATTTTGCCTTCCACATTACTTAGCTCCTCGCCAGTATCTCCAACAACTTTAGTTCTTCTGTCCAATAGCTCAAAAACTGAAGCAACCATCTGGTTACCTTTAAGAAGATCCGGGGCTAGAGCCAACACTTCACCCATCACTAACGCCGTTACGATCAAAACCATGAATGTTTTAATCACAGATTCGAAAGTTGACAATCCTTTCCCCATCAAAATCGATCCGTACCTGTAAAAAACATATTAAGTGTCAATAAAAAGCTTCAATCTTCACACAGTCTTATACTATGTGTGGAACTGTTTATATGCATACCAGAGGGCAAGGCCGtaggaggagaagatgaagaattgaGAAACACCGTACAAAATACCGGCCATCTGTCCACGCCTGAAAGAACGTTTAGAAGGTTCTAGAAGCTCTTTGGAATAAAGGTCTAGAACCTTCTCCTCAGCACAAAAGGCAGCCACGGTTCGGATGTTGCTAATAGACTCTCCGGCCAACATGTTAGCCTTTAGATACGCCTTACTCAAGTTTCCTCCATAGCCTTGCATAAAAAGTTTCTAACAAATGcaaccaagaaaaagaaagtaagaaCTTAATCAAACCAAAGAGAAGTAAGTATAGAGGCAACCGCGGAAATCGATTTAAAAGAAGGCAAAAAGCTGCATTTTACCTCGCTGATATGACCGCTTATAATCAAGGGGTATGTGGCCAAGACAACAAGAGTGAGACGCCAATTGAGTATAAAAGAAATGATGAAAGATGTCACAACAAGACCTAAATTCTCTAGTAGAATCGTCGATCTATCGACCACAATGGTTTTAAGTAAAGCCGCATCACTTTCAAGCCGCGAGGCCAACATCGAGCTAGTGTTATCGACCTTATCAAACCACCCGATTTCATTCCTCAGGATTGCTAAACCAAGAAGAAACACAATCACACATTTAGATCAACCGATGTTAAGACAACTAATGATAAGATTAAGACCGCGGTTGTTGTGTTTGTGAGTACCTGAAAACATCTTCTGTCGGACTCGGAGAGTGAGACGCTCACCCATAATACCGAAGCTGGTATGCCCAATGGTGTGTGAGATGACAGTGATGACGGAGGCACAACAGAAGAGGATAGAGATTCTCTTGACCTCGTGTTGAGTTGTATCCCAATCCATGTAATAAGATACTAAAGCCTCTGAGATCCCAAGCGCAAAAAGCGGCATTAGAGCTCCCGCAACAAAGGAACCTAACGTGCCACATATTCCGTATTTCCAGTCTGGACGTATCATAGAGTATAAACGTCCCAACGTTACTTTGGCATGTCTACTTGTGTCCGGT encodes the following:
- the LOC104755290 gene encoding ATP-citrate synthase alpha chain protein 1, with translation MARKKIREYDSKRLVKEHFKRLSGKELPIRSVQINETTDLNELVEKEPWLSSEKLVVKPDMLFGKRGKSGLVALKLDFADVATFVKERLGKEVEMSGCKGPITTFIVEPFVPHSEEYYLNVVSDRLGCSISFSECGGIDIEENWEKVKTIVLPTGASLTPEICAPLVATLPLEIKAEIEEFIKVIFTLFQDLDFTFLEMNPFTLVDESPYPLDMRGELDDTAAFKNFKKWGDIEFPMPFGRVMSPTESFIHGLDEKTSASLKFTVLNPKGRIWTMVAGGGASVIYADTVGDLGYASELGNYAEYSGAPKEDEVLQYARVVIDCATANPDGKTRALVIGGGIANFTDVAATFNGIIRALKEKESKLKAARMNIFVRRGGPNYQKGLAKMRALGDEIGVPIEVYGPEATMTGICKEAIEYITAAA